Genomic DNA from Modestobacter versicolor:
CGCCGGCTCCGGGCTGGGGGTGGGCGTCGGCGTGGGCGTCGGGGTCGGCGTGGGGGTCGGCTCGGGGCTGGGCGTCGGCTCGGGGCTGGGCGTCGGCGTGGGGGTCGGCGTGGGGGTCGGCTCGGGGCTGGGCGTCGGCTCGGGGCTGGGCGTCGGCGTCGGCGTCGGCTCGGGGGTCGGCGTCGGCTCGGGGGCCGGCGTCGGCGTCGGCTCGGGGGCCGGCGTCGGCGTCGGCTCGGGGGCCGGGGCTGGCGGGGCGGGGGCGGGCGGGGCGGGGGCGGGCGGTGCGGGGGCGGGCGGTGCGGGGGCGGGCGCCGGGGCGGGGGCGGGCACGACGACCGGCGCGGGCGGCACCGGGGCCGGCGGGGCCGGGAGGGCCGGCGGGCGGACCGGGTCGGCCGGCGGGAGGTCCGGCTCCTCCTCGGCGTCCACGGTGGGGACCTCGACCGGCGTCGTCCCGGCGTAGGTGGCGGCCAGGCCGAGCACGGAGTCCACGTACTCGTCGGAGTGGTTGTAGGCGAAGACGGCGCGCGCCTGCCCGGCGGGAGTCGTGAGGTCGCCGCCGGAGGCGCAGAGGTAGTCGGCCGCCGCGGCGGCCGCGTCGAAGATGTTGAACGGGTCGTCGACGCCGTCGCCGTTGCCGTCGGCGCCGTAGATCGCCCAGGTCGAGGGGATGAACTGCATCGGGCCGACGGCGCGGTCGTGCACCGTGTCGCGGTCGAACCGGCCGCCGTCGGTGTCCAGGATGCGCGCGGTGCCGGCGCCGGTCAGCGGGATGCCGACGACCGGCGGGGTGGACGTGCCGTCGGTGTGCAGGACGGCGCCGCCGAACCGGCCGTGGTTGGACTCGACCCGGCCGATGGCGGCGATCAGCGTCCAGTCGATGACGCAGTCGGCGTCCAGCGCGGCGAAGGTGTAGGCCTCCAGCGCGGTGGTGGGGATGCCGCTGGCGGCGAGCGGCGACGCGGCACCAGTCGGGTCGCCCACCTCGGGCAGGTCCAGGTCGGACAGGCCGAGGTCGGCGAGGTCCAGCCCGAGGTCGAGCCCGAGGTCGAGGTCCGACGACCCGCCGTCCAGCAGCTCGTCGTCCGGCAGCCCGCCGTCCAGGGCGGGGACCATCTGCCGCGACCGCCCCTCGGTGGTGCCCCGCTCGGTGACCCGGGAGCCGGCCTGCTCCTCGGTGGCCGTGGAGCGCGAGGGCGCCGCCAGCGAGGAGACGCCGATCGGGGCGGCGCTGGCCGCGGGGAGCACGGCCAGCACGGCGACCAGCGACCCGGCGGTCAGCCCCACCCCGAGGCCGCGCGCGAGGCGGTGCTCGTCCCGCCGGCTCACGGGACCAGCACCCGCGAGCTGCAGTGCCAGGTGTGCGGCATCGACGCTCCCCCTCGGCTCTCCCCTGCTGCCGGTCCGGGGCCGGCGCACGACGGCGCCCGACCCGGACGATGTCGACCGTAAGCCGAGTGGAGCCCGACACGCCATGTCCGGGAGCTGAACTCCTCACGACGCCTCCCGCGCCGGTGACGCGCCTACCGTGGCGACATGCCCACCGACCAGCGCGACCCCGCCGCCGGCGCCCCGGTGGGCCGGCGGGTCTTCCTGGGGCTGCTCGGCCTGGGCGCGCTGGGGACCGTCACCGGCACCGCTCTCCAGGACGGGCTGAGCGCCGCGCTGGCGCCGATCCAGACCCGCGACCCGACCGGGCTGGTCTCCCTGCTGCCGCTGGGCAACACCTTCCGGTACTACTCGGTGACCGGCGGCGTCGACGAGCAGGACGCGGGCGAGTACCGGCTCGCCGTCTCCGGCCTGGTGCAGCGGACCGGCCGGCACACGCTGGCCGACCTCGCCGCGATGCCGCAGACCGAGCTGGTGCGCGACTTCCAGTGCGTCACCGGCTGGCGGGTGCCCGACGTCCGGTGGTCCGGGGT
This window encodes:
- a CDS encoding molybdopterin-dependent oxidoreductase, which codes for MPTDQRDPAAGAPVGRRVFLGLLGLGALGTVTGTALQDGLSAALAPIQTRDPTGLVSLLPLGNTFRYYSVTGGVDEQDAGEYRLAVSGLVQRTGRHTLADLAAMPQTELVRDFQCVTGWRVPDVRWSGVRLADLIDLAGPDPAATAVRFSSFDGTYTESLTLEQARRPDVLVALRMLDGPVTHDHGGPVRLYVAPMYGYKSLKWLSGIELTRDVEPGYWEDRGYSVDAWVGSSNGRADDPTS
- a CDS encoding LytR C-terminal domain-containing protein, whose product is MSRRDEHRLARGLGVGLTAGSLVAVLAVLPAASAAPIGVSSLAAPSRSTATEEQAGSRVTERGTTEGRSRQMVPALDGGLPDDELLDGGSSDLDLGLDLGLDLADLGLSDLDLPEVGDPTGAASPLAASGIPTTALEAYTFAALDADCVIDWTLIAAIGRVESNHGRFGGAVLHTDGTSTPPVVGIPLTGAGTARILDTDGGRFDRDTVHDRAVGPMQFIPSTWAIYGADGNGDGVDDPFNIFDAAAAAADYLCASGGDLTTPAGQARAVFAYNHSDEYVDSVLGLAATYAGTTPVEVPTVDAEEEPDLPPADPVRPPALPAPPAPVPPAPVVVPAPAPAPAPAPPAPAPPAPAPPAPAPPAPAPEPTPTPAPEPTPTPAPEPTPTPEPTPTPTPSPEPTPSPEPTPTPTPTPTPSPEPTPSPEPTPTPTPTPTPTPTPSPEPAPDACPADAAPATVDVVNGTGDPALADEVVARLTAAGLTVGTVTTAEAGVSGIEHPEGESAGAQWLAEALGGAAVLRETAVLQVTVVLGATDSAPLVAAVDALPACAD